In the genome of Populus trichocarpa isolate Nisqually-1 chromosome 10, P.trichocarpa_v4.1, whole genome shotgun sequence, the window CCATTTCGGCCTTTTAACCGACGAGCCGAGGAGGCCGACATGGATTGAAGAGGTTTGATAGATTAATTACGGATGTTTAgggttatttaattaatttttgtgtgaGGAAGAGGATTTTATTAGacaaaaatgagagagaaggaATGGATctacaaaattataataatatgatttagATTTTATGGACTTCTCTCGCAGGGGAGGGGTTGCTCTGAGCGGGAAATGCATCtaatttagatttttcaaaaaaaataaatttcttgggGTTGtgcgttttattttatttatatcatgGTTATAAGACAGGGACTTATTGCCTGAGTTATTAGATTACTAGAAAGTTATTAGATAAATTTAagtcaattgttttatttaaagtaatattattttatttttatttttttaaaattaactcatttaTATCTCACTTGAATTTAATAAGatcaattggtttttttaatcaatcctTCAAGTTAATCATATTTAATTGagtgaaaattttaaataattcaaaataaaacccaACTTTAATCAAGTTTTAGATTCACTCatcatgattaatttaataattattatgttttgttttacttAAAAGGTATTAGTgttcaaaattgaaatttgtttcTGAATGAGAACATTCAACATTGTAATGAAAGGACTTCTTGGAGATGATACGAAATGATTGTGCTCTCCATGGAAGATTGAAGCTCTGattgctttttatatatatatatatatataatcattcttttaaatttatttattttttattttaaattaattttttatattttttaattattttaatgtactgatatcaaaaataaactttaaaatataaaaaaatattttaatatattttcaagtaaaaataaaattttaaaaataatatttactataatttcaaacactctttaaaacaataaaaaaaactttttaaataaactaggggagaagaaaaaaaaatatatctagtttttatataaatgatatTTGGGAGTgcaataatttatgtttttatgtgtgttataaaagtgtattttatttgaaaaaaattaaattgaagttaatattgttttatcgttgctgttgttgttgttattatttatttattaattaatgattttaaaatcctattattaaaataaaaataaaattttaaaacatattttaatttatttttaaaaagaaaacgtgTACTATATTAACAAACATACATTTATATGTGTGGTTTAATTCAATGCAACTAGATTTTTTGGAAAGTCTAATCTCGTCGTCCTTACAATTTATTGAATAACAGCAGCTAGCTCAGTCTTCACGCCAGCATTGAAGCCAGCACCTCTATCTTCTCCACAccagcagcaacagcaacagcaacgaATACAGAATCAGTTTCTAAATAACTGATTATAACCAACTCTTGTAACAGCTTTAACTAACTCTAACAACTTTAACAAACCCTAACGGTTTCATTGTTGCTTGCTGAAGAAGTTAACTGAAGATTCGTTGCTGTTGCTGCTGGAGATTGCTGTATtcgttgttgttgctgctggcGTGGAGAAGACAGAGGTGCTGGCTTCATTGTTGGCGTGAAGACTGAGCTGCTGTTATTTAATACAATTTGCTTGGTCGTGGATTAGGGTTCGTCGTGATAGCATAATTGATAGGAGAAATCCaactaatattaattataaggaTATTTTGATCAAGAAATAAGGATTTTCACAATCCTTGTCCAAGGAATGTGATTCACCTCatttatatattgtttgtttgtagaaaaataattttttttaaaagtaattttatagaaaataatttattttttaatttttaatagtatcatgaaaaataaattaaaaaatatttttcagtattttcttaaatcataaaaaataaaactgaaaaataacttattaatattgtttctaaaattttattaaaagaacgaggactagacctaacagataaaaaagtcgaaggggttgaaattgaaaaaattaaatttcataaattatttttaaaaaataataataaaaagaataaatattaaatttgacaaataaaaaaattaaaaaatgataaaatttaaaaacaaaactcaattttataaaaacttcaaataaaataaataacaattaaaagaataaatattaaatctggtaaataaaaaacttcaattaaaaaaaagaataagaaaaatacaaataacaattaaaagaatatagatCATAGctggtataaaaatcaaattaaatcaaattctaagagatgaaattgaaaaacaaataaaaatataaaatataaaaaattaaaaaattgatgaccaaactctataaattaacaaataacaagatatttttaaattttttgtaaaCTTctagaaaatatgttttttcaaaatcaagtcaaatttttatttaattgaaaaatatttttattgattaacttttttaataataattttttttttcaaaaaaacactttataaaaGTTTATGGGAAATCATATTCCTTGATTTGTGAGGAAAGTGATGCATCTATAACCAAACACGATTTTTCATGGATGATAAGATTAGTTATATCAAAATAagattagtatttttatattattttaatgtattgatgtaaaaattaaatttaaaataaataaataaataatattatttaatatattttcaaataaaaaacactttaaaaagtaatttatatACAAAGATATAGTCCatttaaattacaaattattaaattataatgatttattttattacttaatTATCCTGTAATTATACAAagtaatagaaatagaaaaataaaaatagagacacctaattgaaaagaaaaaatagacatatacttaaataaataaaaaagagactTGATTAGAAAATTTGTATAAGTTGAGAGACGGAATTAGCTTtaccaaagaaaacaaaatcatagaaaaaacaagaatcactTCTCTTCTCTTGCACAGACATGGTTGGTCCTCGCTTACTTCTTTCCCTCCTCCTTTCtcttaagaagaaaaagaaaacgaaagaaaCATGGCAGCTGTATGCTCTCCTACTTTACCCTCCAGCatttctctcctcctcctcttctgtAAAATGTAAACTTCCAATCAAAATCCACACTGTAAAAAGAACTTCACTGACCCCACATGTAACTCGAATTGGACATGACGGTTCTTATATAAACCATCTACAGAGAAGTGTTGTTTTGAGGTCAGCTCTTGATGAAGTTCCTGTTCTAGACCCAGGAAAACCAGCAATCCAGCAATCTCATTTTCTCTGTGAATGAGAGCTGCTTACCTCTGTTCTCTCTAGAATCAAGAATCTGAAACATACAAGTATCTTCACTTGCAACATTTTGCCGTGCAAATGCTATGGAATGGAAGCTGTACTGTAGGTCTTCCCCATAATATATGACATCTGCACGTTTCTCTTTCAAATTGGAGGGTTGTGAGATTCAAATATGTTATTAGGAAAACATGATGGTGCTGTTGACTAGATGACTGCAGCTAGAGACACTTAACAGGGAAACAGGGGCTGCTTGTGTCCTGTTAGGAGCTTCCAAAAGAATTTTATAATACTGGATGATGTACAAAATATTTCTCTTATGGTCATGGAACACGGAGAATAATTGATGTAAATGTTTAGTTCCTAGAATCCCTTACATTAGTTTTCAAACCCTTACGTTTTagtcaaatttttttgtatgcGTTCGTACCACCTAATAATTTATTCTATGGACTCATCTCTACAACATCTGAAATATAGGGCACAATCTTGAATCCCTTTTAATTTGGTACATGACAGAATCTTGAATCTTCCAAGTTATAAATGCTAGAATGCCAATGTGCCGATGTGGACAAGCAGAACTTATATTCTCCCTTGTAGGGTGTTCattctatttttcttgaatattctTATCATGACACATATGGTTGATTGAATGCAGAGTGCTGTTTCTGGCCTGAACAGAGGTCTTGCTGCTAGTGAAGATGATCAACTGAAGGCAGATGTTGCTGCCAAGCAGCTTGAAGCTGTGGGAGGGCTGGTTGATCTCTCAAATGATATCGATAAGCTGCAAGGGAGATGGAAGCTTATATATAGCAGTGCATTCTCACCCTAGGTGGAAGTCGTCCTGGACCTCCCACTGGAAGGCTGCTCCCCATAAGTCTGATAGATAGCCTGCCACATGACAGGCTACTTCTTGCATGCTGTGAATGCCCGTCCAAATGATTTTACTTCTCTAGCGTGAAGGCTTATCTACATTTGTTTGATCTAAAgtaacaaattaagaaagaaaaactaacaTTGTATTAACTGTGATGACAGTCAAGTTGGATGTGTCGGAATCATTTCGGCTCACGTTTTTGTTGGATGCACAAGCAACACTTACAAGGTGTAATCTGCCCTAAATTACTGGTTTTTTAGGGGTTTTTTCGTGGCTTTTAAATGGTTTCTTGATTAGGTATTCCAACGAATCGATGTCCAAGGCAAAGATTTCGACAACATCGTAGAGCTTGAATTAGGAGCTCCATGGCCCCTACAATCTGTTGAAGTGACTGCCACTTTGGCCACTAATTTGAGCTCATAGGTTGGCCTTTCTCATTCACTCATCCCTTTTGTATTTGGTTGTCACTCTCGTAACTgttattatttcttcttttcctaCGAACTAGAAACCAAGACGAATGCTTCGAGAAAACAACTGTTAAGACAACTGGGAACTTATCACATCTTCCGCCATTAGAAGTACCTCGAATTCCAGATGCATTCAGGCCTCCATCTATTACTGGAAGTGGTGAGTTTGAAGCTACCTACCTTGATGCTGATACCCGTGTGACAAGAGGAGAGCTTCGAGTTTTTGTGATCTCGTAAATTCCTTCTTGTGAAGTGTCTTAATTCTTAAACTTTCCGTGAGATTCATTCAAGGTTTCTGTACATGTAAAGTTGTCTTCCACATGTTAGTGCTTTCTGTTATTTTGTGAATACACGAACCACGGGGAGAAAATCCCCCAGGGAAGAGGAAGAGGCAACAATGTAAGATTGTAAAATCTTGACTTGTAAATTTACAAATGGTCATCTTACCCCCTATGTTTTAGATTTGATCAATTGACACCCAATCTGACAAAATGTGGGCCAACTGGCTCCGATGAATAACCTCCCCAATAAAGGGCCGAATTCATTTtctagaaataaattaattaactcaaaacatttgttttggaaaaaatccaaaaaataatttttaattttttaaaaaaatgttgtgaTGTCTTTAAAGGACTGCTTTGGTTATATGGGATGATTTGGTGGTGAGCAATACCGAGGAGGGATTTTTCAGGAAAAGTTTAATTCAGTCctcatttgtaaaaaaaaataaaattgaaattcaattccTATATAATTAGTTGGGGTAAATTACTAAATTGACCAACATTTAGTCTATTTTGGTGCGATTGAAACAcgaggattaaaaaaaaacttgatttcaaTGAATAAGAGGTGTTATGATGCAAAGGCTCATGCCTCTCAAGTGGCTGGGACAGTTCACATGAGAAGCGTCCCAGCACAGAAATAGACGTTAGAAACCATAACGGCtatattcaatttcaaacatgaaaaaccctaatttcaatttcaacaactcttctttatctctctctctctccctgcaTCTATCTTACAAGATCAAGATCGAATGTCAATATTTCTCTATCTCTCTAAAAACAGAGTTCACAGTCTAGTCTTGAaagaaaacccataaaaaaaccaGCTGCAGACCATAAAATTCTTGTCTTTCCCTTAAAACAAACACAATGGCCCCTACaccctcttcctcttcttctaaATCGAATCACCCACACGTCTTAAAGACTCCTCAGTCAAAACATAGGATAAATTTCTCTTCAACAAGAACTCCAAACCCGAACCCATCTCCAAACCCTAACTACACCATCAAAGAGACTCCTCAAGACCACCCCATTGAAGTGATTAGCAGGATACGAGATTATcctgagagaaaagagaaaccCACTTCGATCTTGCAAGTAAATCCCGAGAACAACACTCTTCGTGTCCGTGCTGACTTTGGGTACCGAGACTTCAGCTTCGATGGGGTCTCTTTCTCTGAAGAAGAAGACCTCGATTCCTTTTACAAGAAGTTCGTGGAGTCGAGGATTAATGGGGTTAAATTGGGTGCAAAATGCACAATAATGATGTATGGTCCTACTGGTTCTGGGAAAAGCCATACAATGTTTGGTTGCTCGAAGCAGCCAGGCATTGTTTATCGGTCTTTGAAAGGTATTttaggagaaggagaagagggaAGTGAAGGGGGTGAAGGGGAGAAGCTACAACTTGGTACTTTTGTGCAAGTTACAGTTTTAGAGATTTATAATGAAGAAATTTATGATCTTTTGTCGACTAATGGTGGGGGAGGAATTGGAATCGGGTGGCCTAAGAGTGGCAGTGGATACAAGGTAAACTTTTCAACAAGTTCCATTGAATTCTCTGTTAATTAGTTTGCTTCAGCTGCTGTGTTGTTGGGATTAAAATTCGGTTTTGATTTGCTTAATTTTGAGTAGATATTGCTGTTCATATTTTGATTAGGGTATTATGATAGAAGTGATGGGAATTATGCTGCTGTCATCATTTTTTGCTGTCATCACCTAATATCAGTTCTTGGTGGACAAGATGTTATAGTGAATTATGCTGCTGTCATCATTTTTTGCAGGTAAGACTAGAAGTGATGGGAAAGAAGGCTAAAAATGCGACTTTTATCTCTGGAAATGAAGCTGGGAAGATTTCAAAAGAGATTCAGAAAGTTGAGAAGCGAAGGATAATTAAGAGCACGCTTTGTAATGAGCGAAGTTCTAGGAGTCACTGCATGGTATGGCTCCT includes:
- the LOC18102465 gene encoding LOW QUALITY PROTEIN: plastid-lipid-associated protein 6, chloroplastic (The sequence of the model RefSeq protein was modified relative to this genomic sequence to represent the inferred CDS: inserted 1 base in 1 codon; deleted 1 base in 1 codon; substituted 2 bases at 2 genomic stop codons) produces the protein MAAVCSPLYPPAFLSSSSSVKCKLPIKIHTVKRTSLTPHVTRIGHDGSYINHLQRSVVLRSALDEVPVLDPGKPAIQQSHFLCEXELLTSSAVSGLNRGLAASEDDQLKADVAAKQLEAVGGLVDLSNDIDKLQGRWKLIYSSAFXTLGGSRPGPPTGRLLPISLIDSLPHDRLLLVFQRIDVQGKDFDNIVELELGAPWPLQSVEVTATLATNLSSXVDECFEKTTVKTTGNLSHLPPLEVPRIPDAFRPPSITGSGEFEATYLDADTRVTRGELRVFVIS